Proteins encoded together in one Streptomyces sp. TLI_171 window:
- the dprA gene encoding DNA-processing protein DprA has product MPDPPDPERVARAALTRLIEPGDAAIGRSVQRLGAVRLLQGIQEGAPPDRLGLGADRIAAYQERLRKFNPAVDLERIAKLGGRFIIPGDIEWPSQLDDLGDSRPVGLWVRGRLSPRLPSLRLLALRSVAVVGSRACTGYGRHVAGQLGSELAERGWVVVSGAAYGVDTAAHLGALAVNGMTIAVLASGVDICYPRGNEALIQRIANDGLLVSELALGMNPTRFRFVLRNRVIAALTRGTVVVEAAPRSGALSTARRARDLNRHTMGVPGPVTSELSAGVHALIRTGAASMVTNGAEVGELVGSIGADLAPERVGPILPRDALEPPVARVLEAVPASADGAPVLRIARYAALSEEATVHHLHELGSLGFVERHGAHWRLVRRKRSHPSTGGHGE; this is encoded by the coding sequence GTGCCCGATCCGCCCGACCCGGAGCGGGTGGCCCGGGCCGCGCTCACCAGGCTCATCGAGCCCGGAGACGCAGCGATCGGCCGATCCGTCCAACGCCTCGGTGCGGTCCGGCTGTTGCAGGGCATCCAGGAGGGCGCACCGCCGGACCGACTGGGCCTCGGCGCCGACCGGATCGCCGCCTACCAGGAGCGGCTGCGGAAGTTCAACCCGGCTGTCGACCTGGAGCGGATCGCCAAGCTCGGTGGGAGGTTCATCATTCCGGGCGACATCGAGTGGCCCTCCCAACTCGACGACCTCGGTGACAGCCGCCCGGTCGGGCTGTGGGTCCGTGGCCGGCTGTCGCCCCGGCTGCCCTCGCTGCGGCTGCTCGCCCTGCGCTCGGTCGCCGTGGTCGGATCGCGGGCCTGTACCGGCTACGGCCGGCACGTCGCGGGCCAGCTCGGCTCCGAACTCGCCGAGCGCGGGTGGGTGGTGGTCTCCGGCGCGGCCTACGGGGTCGACACCGCCGCGCACCTCGGCGCCTTGGCGGTCAACGGGATGACGATCGCCGTCCTCGCCAGCGGCGTCGACATCTGCTACCCGCGCGGGAACGAGGCGCTGATCCAACGGATCGCGAACGACGGCCTGCTGGTCAGCGAGTTGGCGCTCGGGATGAACCCGACCAGGTTCAGATTCGTGCTCCGCAACCGGGTGATAGCGGCCCTCACCCGCGGCACCGTGGTGGTCGAAGCCGCACCGCGCAGCGGCGCGCTCAGCACCGCACGGCGCGCCCGAGACCTCAACCGGCACACGATGGGCGTTCCGGGCCCGGTCACCTCGGAGCTCTCGGCCGGCGTGCACGCACTGATCCGGACCGGTGCGGCGAGCATGGTCACCAACGGGGCCGAGGTGGGAGAGCTGGTCGGCTCCATCGGCGCGGACCTGGCACCGGAGCGCGTCGGCCCGATCCTGCCGAGGGACGCACTGGAGCCGCCGGTGGCCCGCGTGCTCGAAGCCGTACCCGCCAGCGCGGACGGCGCGCCGGTCCTGCGAATCGCCCGGTACGCGGCGCTCTCCGAGGAAGCCACCGTTCATCACCTGCACGAGCTCGGTTCGCTCGGGTTCGTCGAGCGACACGGAGCGCACTGGAGGCTGGTCCGACGCAAGCGATCACATCCGAGCACGGGCGGACACGGTGAGTGA